Within the Telopea speciosissima isolate NSW1024214 ecotype Mountain lineage chromosome 4, Tspe_v1, whole genome shotgun sequence genome, the region attagattttgtttcttcacctgtgtagcactttgagtttaaacaaaactgccagactgagaaagagagagtcagactctcactagggctctattaaatctatctaggatttaattaaaccctattattataaataggggaccaacacGCAGGAGGGAGGAGTAGCTTTCCACGTTtttgagcagacactctctctcctacgtttttggttttctctctctccctcttgtgatctctcttcttcttcttgcttctctcacctgtgtttgagagttagggtttgtgaaaccctagatctgtgctgaggagtttgagggcatctgggattggcgtgtagaaccttggtagcactattggaggttcagatctgtttgtttGGAGCGcttattggaggaagaaccactatctattggaggagcaacacttgaggctcaccaggttagcagttctttattaattccttcagtttattgattattaatatttatgggatgcgaaagaaactcgaatcgatttaattctgctgcgcattcgagtatgggatggattcctcttgccatgtgatggactagagatgaatttctccatccctattgtgataattaattttatgggacacaacagggaaagagaaaccctaatagggatgtaccagggttcccatgggcgaccatgaaaaatcctaaaatttaatggggcacctatgggacaccatgggttaacccagggcgtgcaaaaccctaattttgtagtatattggtttccctagggaaccatggcttgatccctggaccgttgtttgaccaacagttgTATTTCAACCCTATAATCCATTGAAGAATACCATTAagatctgagagagagagagagagagagagagataaagacgGTTTCAGATTGGGGCTGCATCGTACAATCTAGCATAAGGGATTAATTGCTTTGTGTTGTAACAAATTGATTGGGTTAATTGACTTGGATTATAACAAATTGCAGTCCCTCCCATGGAGCATAGATTGATGTTATATTTCAGGACCCAAAAGGTCTAAAGATaagacagaagaaagaaaaggaggaagcCGCTGGGCGATGAGAGAATTTTTTCACTTGTTTTTTGTGAAAATTATTTACATATAGGTAGTtaccaaatttattttttattttataatctattatgtttaatagttaccaaataattttttatttttttatcaaaataaattttagtaATGATTATTTGTAAATAggccaaaatgaaaatgaaaagtgacGCCAATGAGGCCCTCCTAAATGATTTAAGTCATTTAACATGagcctaaaaataaataaaaaaaaattatgactTTCATCGGTTTATGCTCGGCTTCCAGGAGCTCTAACGAGAAAGCACGAGATTGCTCTTGAATGAATTCActtgtatcttctttttttttttcccacggTGAGAAGTGTTTAATAATCCAAATTGGCGTTGATTGAAAAGCTGTCCTCGCGTCTCTTACTACAACGGCGATGGTTCATAACTTGATCATGGAACTCGCAGAAAGTGATGCTACAGAAGTGAAACGGGTTCTGGTTTAACAGTAGAAGCACATGTTCTTTCTCAGAGACGGGAGAGACAtggttcttgttttcttcttttccttttctcaacATAGTTCCTGTTTGATCTCTACCATCTAAGGGAGtttgatggttttttttttttttttttaatagtggATCTCACCCGCTTGCAActtgctcttctctctctctctctgttgggCATTCAAGAACTCTGAGAGCAAgatctttatatatgtaatttaaaactagGTTGAGTTGGTAGGAAACACTTTACACTTTACAATTTTCATTCACATTCTCTGGAATTTTgttggttttgatttcatttCATCAAAAGATGAAAGACCATCGAGTCTCTCTTCTGCTGCTTCTCTTTTCCCTGATTTTGGTGGTGGGATCAGCTGATTTTTTGTCCAAAGACTTACTTGGAGTTGCTCCTGAAGGTAATTACCtcatattttatcttttttttttttttaaatgttaaaCCTGTGAAATCTATCTACTATTTTCTCTTTGTCTGAGAGGAAGTCTTCGATTGATTAGATGAGAAGTACTTCAAGTCCGATGTTATTAAATGCATGGATGGAACCAAAAAGTTCGCCAGAGCACAGCTGAATGATGACTTCTGCGATTGCCCAGATGGAACTGATGAACCAGGTCTTGCCATTTTAGTGGTTTTTGTTCTTTTGGATCAGTTTTAGTACAAATGGGGtcgtttttattctttttgttatttCCCTGGTTGTACttaaactagggtttggattgaCAAGTATggttttttattaattttcgTTAAAACAAGCCAAAATTAGAGACATTTGAATTTTAAGAAAGGTTGTtgcatttcatttttttcttttataatgattatttctttggtgttttttttttggttggggggtgGGTGTTGATGGCCTTTGCTTTGTTGggttattttattaatttaaatctGCTCTTACCATAGGGACAGAAGGTTGGTGTCAAATTACTTTTAGGGTAACATGTAAGACATTTTGGTTTCTTGCTGTGTCTTAGTACTTGTTAGATCACACAACTTGCTTGATGGTAAATGCTTTAGTTGATGTATGTAATATTGTAGTTTCCTGGGTTGCAGGAACATCAGCATGCCCTGGAGGAAAGTTCTATTGCCGAAATGCAAGACATGTTCCTCTTACGTTATTCTCCTCCAGAGTTAATGATGGCATATGTGGTATGAATTACCTTATTTAGTGCATTTCTCTTGATTATTCTGAGGGCTGCCAGgtcttggtgcaatggtaaggttgctccgttgtaaccaagtggtcacgggttcgagtctggaaacagcctctctgcgaaagcagtggtaaggctgcgtacattatgatgcccccagaccccgtagtggcaggagcctcctgcactgggtatgcccccccccctcttgatTATTCTGGTATATGTAATCCGTGAATGAGTTCCTTTGGTTTGTAATGTAATCAAGTAGAATTGTGCTGTTTTCATGAAATTAAATTCAAAGAAGTGACAAATGTGTTGTTTTCGTTATGGTCCTTTAATTATCAAACATAACGTGAAACCATGTTTATATCTGACTTTATTGGTTCTAATAAAACTTGTCAGAGATTTCATGTTTTGGGTATTGTTCTGTCTCATTATTAGTCATTTCTTACAGAGCCATGTAAAGTGTTGGGCAGCCTTGTATTCCTAATTGTGCTGGTCATTttctttaccatttttttttccttaaatcttatttttcttcttctgttctatCCCCAATGAGCAGATTGCTGTGATGGGAGTGATGAGAATAATGGTAAAGTAAAATGTCCAAATACATGCTGGGAGGCTGGCAAAGTGACTAGGGACAAATTGAAAAAGAAGATTTTGACATATCAGGAGGGGGTCACCTTACGGAAGCGAGAAATAGAGCAAGCTAAACAAGCCATCTCAAAAGATGAAGTAGAATTGTCAAAGCTGAAAAATGAGGAGAAGATACTTAAAGGTCTTGTTCAACAGCTCAAAGGTATAGGTTTGTTGACTTCGTGTTCTCCTATAACTTCAAATTCAATTGTTATCTCATTGTTGAAGCCATTTCCTAAGTCTTTGATGGCTTTATAAGTCTTGTTTTGAGTTAAACCCTTCTTTTCATAAATCcagtaaaatagaaaattctTTTCCTCCTGatcaagccaaaaaaaaatcttagacAATGACAAGTTTGGTGAGCTGATGCAGACGGATCAGTTTGATTTAAAGCTTAGTTAAACCTTGTTTTGACCCATTATTGGGATCAAGGTTTGGAATTTTTGATTTCGACCCCATTTCTATTTCTGTCGAAACTGAAATCTTTCAGTGAACttttaggcctgatttggtatgatttctatttcaatttcagggggtgatttctatttctgaaattgtttggtttgatttctgcaccttatttcagtgaaatagaaatcaagtgaatttgaaattctgaaatagctgaggagctgtttcagaatttctatttcatttgatttagcactcttgctcttgaatgaacacatggttaatttcatgggcaaagtagtaatttcatgttaaaaataaaacaccacccttcttctcctaatggtctcaccatcaccaccccactcccaccattgccaccgccaccaccaccactacaacCACTACTACCctgttaccaccaccaccactaccccgctactaccaccaccaccaccaccaccaccaccaccactaccctgccatcaccaccactgccaacactgccactgccactgccactgctaccgtcgccaccaccaccacccccactaCTTCCACGTCACCACTACCCTGCTAccaccgtcaccaccaccactaccccgccgccaccaccaccatccttcccaaagaaatatagagaatctattcttagaatttgaactatcaaatggatttttttattcttgaaatatttcatattgatacaaccaaaacaatttcaattttttgaccaaaaatctatttgttgactatttcaagaaatcaatccaaaattgaaatagaaatcataccaaatcaggccttagtCCATTTCACAAATGTTGTTCCATTTTGACGCGGCAATTCAATAGTCATTTCGTTTCGCTTTTGGTCGAATTAATtcacgaaatttcggtcatctcattTCAACTGAAATTTTGGACTATGATTGGGATATATGGGCGGGCTTTGGACTGAATAATTTTGGGTTATGTGTTTTTCTGGGTCTTAATTGTAAGCATGTATAGTCATTGGTTCTGTATGGAGATAATAGTTTACTTAAGTGACTAAGTGTCTTTGATGTTTGTATAGTAATAGAGTTTAGTTGAGTATGCTGCAAGTAAGTGCGTTTAAGTCTTATTAGGAGTCTTCTATAACAAGTATTTCggtagtttaatttaattttttgtttaggtAATTTAAAGGGACAGTTGTTTCTTTGGATTAGGAGTCCAAAAGGGGGTCAATCTAGTCTTTTATAAATAGGGCTGTATCCCTCCACGAATTTAATGGATTTGGAATGGATTTTAGGCTGTTTTATACTTCTGGTTGCTGGTAAAAGTTTCCAAGACTTCAGACGGGTTTGTTGTCTCTTTTTGGACTGATTTCAAGTCTGATCTTCCGGTCCATCTTcttattcctcttcttctccaattgTTTCTTTTATACTTctttgatgtagataagtcacttggggcttattttagtggaaataagctttggtttggtcatatatgtattgggactttgatcccatgggtttactttgtaattgggcaatttaatgagcctaaaatatgggtagaaagtaggaaaacgggatttacttcattagtttagttagagttctgttttgagtctgttaattttattatttcactttcctagtcagtttaggttaccttattagttaaggataggattaggcatttcctttttaatgtctaagtctatttttgagtcttctatacaagtttgtaagggaggccagcattgtacacggatttgattaatgaaatattggctttagcctttgtgaaaatcctgagataggttgggtgagatgcccaggctgagatagctatttccttcccccatccccttccatcgtccaaaccctaattttgttcaaatcgagttcaagagtgctacaagcttcTGGGAGGTTCGTTACATCTACAATATCATTCAACTGCAGCCCCAATGGTTTCAACAGGTTATTAATTTTGCGATACATTTCTTATGTATCCATTGGTGTTATATTGGATTTGAATCAGATTTCAGATCAATCTATATTGATTGACTTGTGggattctttcttttggttatcttttgagatctcatcattcttctccaaccaattttgagatcccattgctctctttcttgttttttggaaattttttatcatttgaattCCCATtgttcttttggttccctcatataattttagttcccattgttctcttggctCCCTCAtataatttcttatttattggagggttttctatttgatcctgcctgggattagacctattcaggttttagtcttacattattCTACCTCTCCCAATTTTTCCTTGCATTGTTTTGTCAGATCTAAATTTCTACCTGCTAAATCTTAATTCTATTCTTCAAATCTGTTCATCTAACTTCTGTTTGTAACAAATCTAATCAGTTTATTAGATGATTAGATCTGATCTTCAGCTTCTGATGTATCATTTCAGTTTTTGATCTTAGCTTGAATATTGCGCAGGCAGGGTTTCATCTActataaaaagggcgtacccagtgcacgaggttcccacccctgcggggtttggggagggtcataatgtacgcagccttacccctgctttcacagagagcgaacctatgaccacttggtcacaatggagcaacctttaccgttgcaccaaggcccgtccTCAGGGTTTCATCTACTAtcttttaaataaattttaagaTTCTTTTGTCGGCTGATTCTCCTATCCAAGTATAGTACTTTACCCTAACAGGTAACAGCAGGCCAATCTGGTTGGGAATTTGCAAGTTATTAAACTTGTACATAGTTGCTCTAATTCTGGTCCTTTGGATTCTATATTAATCCTGGCCTTCAATGTATGGTTCCAGCACCTCTGATAGCTTCTAGAATCCTGAATCACATAGTAAGGCAAGTTGAAGAAAGCATCTCTGTTTACATGAATTGTGAAATGTAGCAAAGCAACCATCATAGCACCCAACTTATGACAATCAAGGTCAAATGTGTGAACCTCAAAGATATAGAAAATGCAGCTCGGCTTATCGGGGATATCGTAGACGTGGTAAGAGTAGAGGTTCTGCTCGATTCACTGGTTCAATTATTCATCCCATTTTTGAAAGGTTCTAGGATCTTTGGCATCGGTTTGGTGAAGTACGAATTGTTTTATTGGTGCAAATGGTGTGGTTCTTTATTGCATTTAATTGAAACTTGCCATCGTAGAACTCAATTTACCGCGGCCCACAGAGGCTCCACACAGCAGTCCATCATCAGAaatcaagacaccaaaacctcaacacaATCACCTTGGTGTTTCTAAGGAATCACTCTTAAAATTCAGAAGCAATTACAGTTTCAAATTGGGGCTAATTGCCTGAAACAATAACAAGATATGCATTAATCATCATAAAATTGCACGACCTAATGTGCATATGGAATTAACATTTTGAGACTAGAGCATGATGGGCCTAAATGTTAAAACACACATAACATAAACATATGCATGTTCTTTCACTCTTTGGATCTGAGGggttattttcttttgattgatGAGAAGTTAAGATCTAAAGTCAACAAAGCCTTCTCCCGTCTATTTGGGTTTGCAATAGGAATCCAGTCCCGTTATTCCATTCTATTTAGCATCTAGTAACAAATATAAGGTTAAGTCTCTCCCTGAACTAGGGTGTTTCATCATAGATGTCAACTTATTGTGAGGGGAAAGCAAAATTACTTTCTGAGGAGtgttaattattaaaaaaaaatctgtattCTAGTGATTTCGAATTTAGTGAAGTCCATCATCATTGGTGTTTCATTTGACACTATAATAAGCGTTGGGAGTAAAATATCAATGCCACATCCATTGATGTCTTTTTGATGTTTATTTCTGATGTTCGTGAAATTATCATATTCATGAGAaaattttttccttgttttttggtCATTAATAAAATTGCTCTTATTGGTTTAAACAGGATACTTATAAATTTCTCAGAGAGATATCTTAGTAGTTGGAAGCTTTCTGTCtaatattttgttttaaatCTTCTATAGAGCATAAGGAACAAATAGAAAAAGCAGAGGAGAAAGAGCGCTTGGagggagaaaaggaagagaagaggaaaaaagaatttgAGGAGAAAGCTGAGGAGGAAACTCAACAAGCCGATATGGTTGGAGTTTCAGAGAATCCTCCATTAGATCAGGTTATAATGGTGGTTACTGATTTTGAAGTTAATTTTATTCTAGATCTTCGTGACAGTTCATAAATTCACAGATACCATGTTACTCTTCTCCGACTCTTTTAGAACCCACCAGTTCGTGATGATCTGTTTGCTGGTATCTTATGATTCATCAGTTATGAATTAGGCTAGTTACTACTGTTTTTCCTTTGATTCTGATGGCCTTAATTTAAACTGGAAACAAATTGCACATACATCTTGGAATCCATTGTGTAGGGAGAGGATAAAAATGAGCATCTATGGAATAAAGACAACTGCATGTGGCATGCTTGACCTTCAATTTGAACTTTAGTTGTACAAAACTGCACCGTAAGTGGTTACCTAATTCATGTGGGTGCATATATGTTGTGGTTCTCAAAAGGTCATATTAGGTGAATATCTCTGAGAATTTATATATGATGAATATGCAAACATTGACTGTAGTTCATGTTCTTTTAGATATAGAATTTTGTCAGTTACACCATAACCGTGGTGGGCAATGGGCCCAATATAGCTATTACTGTTGTTAAATAATAGTCGCACTCAATAACTTCAATtgcttaaaaaataaaagaacttgTAATGAAAAATTACTTAGGCTTCGATAGAACTGATCCATAGGCCACAGGATTTGGAACTAATTGAAATTTTGTAGAAATGAACTAGATAAATTACAATATAGAGGTACAATGTCCCCTACTTGATGCGATTCCGGGTTCCAAAACCGTACTTTAGGATCGCTATGGGCGCACAAGGATTCTTAAATAACTCAAATTAGGAGTTCAATGGCAAAGCCttatgttaacaaaacagaaaataggaaaatgcttgaatgatcgatgtGATCaaccaagccatatatttataatatgaagaGTTACATCCtaatgacaataataccccctcgcatagccgacatagctaggcagtacataaacataaaaaataaagcagtaaaaagaccagaatacccccacggtattctggtttacattattcaacactccccctcaagttggagcaaaaatatcaatcatgcccaacttgactaaattaggATGAAATAGCTTTCCAgataatcccttggtgaaaatatcagcaagctgatcagcagacttctcaaagggaatacaaatcagcctttcttccaatttctccttgatgaaatgcctatccacttcaacatgctcggtgcgatcatgctgtaccgggttatgtgcaatgctgattgcagccttgttgtcacaatacaacatcacaggaagacgaataggaacattaagatcttgtagcaagcctttgagccaaagtaactcacaaatgccttgtgccatagcacgaaattctgcttcggcactagaacgagcaaccacattctgcttcttgctacgccaagtgacaagattgccacctacaaaagaacaatacccagagatagacttgcaatctgtagaaccagcccaatcaacatcagtgtaTGCCTCTATCTGTAGGTGACCATGAAGAGACAGGAGAATGCCTTTTCCTGTAGCTGACGTCAGGTAGTGaaggatacgaagaacaacctccatatgagaagagtagggatcatgcataaattgactcacagtattcacaacaacaacaatatcaaGACGtatgtgtgagagataaatcaacttccccactagtctttggtaccggcctttatcaacaggttcaccctcttttgtccttgagacgaacagtaacatccataggagtatttgaagggtgacatcctagcaaaccagtttcagccaataaatctaggacatacttcctttgggagagaaagatgcctttacaGGAtttggcaacctcaatcccaagaaagtaccgtagctttcctagatctttaatctcaaactcctgcctAAGAAAGGTCTTCAACcagctgatctcatcaccatcagtgccagtaaccactatgtcatcaacgtagactataagaacagtgagttttccaccaaccctctttataaagagagtgtgatcagcattactctgcttatagcccacagaaatcatggctttGTGGAActggccaaaccatgctcgaggtgaatgcttcagcccataaagtgcacgcttcaattgATACACTTTACCTTGGTTTCTGTCATAAGAGAACCCGGtagaatgtccatatacacctcctcatccagttatccatttaggaaagcattcttcacatccaactgttgcaattcccatccaagattgactgcacaagatagcaaaactcgaatagtattcagctttgcaacaggggcaaaggtctcctggtaatcaatgccgtatgtctgagtgaacccctttgccacgagtcgtgccttgtACCTATCCagagtgccatccaccttctgtttcactacaaacacccacttacatccaacatTTTCCTttccaggtggaagaaccacaagctcccatgtgttatattttttcaaggcttccatttcctccatcattgctgccttctactttccatctgatagagcttcctgccaattgttaggaatacaaacagaagaaagagaagaaacaaaaacacgaaaggatggagaaagggagtcataagaaacaatatgagatataggatgcttAGTGCAAGCCTCGACACCTTtgcaaagagcaataggtaaatcaggagaagaAACATTACCAGGTAGAGAGGCAGGTTTTGGAACCAAGTTTGGCAATTGAATGGGTACTGGTGcaacagtggattgaagctgcttcTGTTTCCTTGTATAATTCTGCACATTAGATTCattaatcctcctctgaaagtcactaatggttttctggactAGAGTCTGGACAAGagtttgctccccctgaataggaatgtCAGCAACATCATCTGTGATGGTCTCctcctgtataggaacctctcctcctgagcatggtactaaatctcgtttcgtttcggtgtttcggtttgatcgaaatttccgagatcgacgaaatttcgtcgaaatatggtatttttctgtgggtgtaaaatgccaaaatgaccgagatttccgaaattttctaaacgagattaccgaaattaccgagatttccgaaacgagatgaccgaaatttccgaaatattcgaaatattgcacgtgacACTTAGCgattttttcaatatctcgcgatatatcgtgagtccacgatatttcgtcgatatctcacgagatatcgtcgaaatatggtatttttccatttcggattggtatcgtatctcggacagctcgagatatacgaaatttggcgaaatattgccgaaatttcgcgagattttgaactatgctccTGAGGCAGAGGGAGAACTAGGAGTAGGAGGTACAGGAACAGGAATAGACTCATTGTAAACAGACAGGAGAGGAGGTTCTATGGTTAGCATATCTTCACTAACaatctccccttgaagaggtggggacaaataataagaaacaatctcatgaaaaacaacatctaTACTGACCAATGTTCATCTGGCAGGAGgataatagcacttgtaccccttctgggtgGTAGAGTACCCTAacaaaatgcagcggagactacgggGTTCatgtttaccaggggacctagtatccctggcataacaaacacagccaaacaccctagggggaacaataaaaaaagaagagtcaAGTAAGAGCTCGACAGGGGACTTGGAGTCAAGAACCCGACTGGACAGCCTATTAACcaaataggctgcagtgaggacagcatctccccaataaaaagaaggaacgttacgagcaaacataagtgctctagccacctccaagagatgacggtttttcctctcagccacaccattttgggctggagtatcaacacagttGGTTTGATGTAAGATCCCATGGGCAATAAGGTatctttggaactgaccttccatatactctgtcccattgtcacttctcaagacctggagagtggcattgaattgggtctggaACActtgtgaaaatgctgaaaaaaagaaaaaacttcatttttggTGTGCAGGAGGAAGACCCAAGTGAATCTGGAATAACAAtctataaaagtgacataccaccgatgaccagaaagagaagtttttctactaggaccccacacatcagtatgaaccaaatgaaataaggaagaagatcttttattagaaactggataatttgaacgtgtctgtttggccaagacacaatactcacaaaaaaaatcttccttattacaatttttAACTAATACTAAAAATAAATGGGATAGAGTTCCTAATGggggatgtcctagtctagaatgccattggtgtAATCAGAGGAGAAAGATGCAGGGTGACAGAGCCGAGAAGGTAATGCTTGTGTAGCAAGAGGGTCTCTGTCAAGCAGGTACagtccaccatgcactttacccgatccaatcgttttccccgagtccagttcctgaaggACATAATGGGTaggaaaaaatgtcactttacaattcagatttttggtaatactactaatagaaagaagattagtagtgaaattgagaatatgcaacatagaagacaaggtaagagaTGGGGAACAGCTAATGGACCCTTTCCCTGAAATGGATGAGAGGGATCCATGAGTTATTTTTACTTTATCCTTGCCAGAAGTAGGGGAATAGGTGTGAAAAAgactagaagaacctgtcatgtgatcagtgtcACCGGAGTCGATAAcccatggagtggagacaactgatgcacaatgaccatcaaaagaaatacctgaacgAACAAAGTGGGAACCTGAGGGATTGGAGTAAcggcagcagatgtagtagaggcagcggagGTCTGTAATATACGCCGGAGAGCCTGAAATTCTTCCTTGGAAAAACCATTTTCAGCAGTGGGGGCTGTAGCTACACTTTCAATGTGATTAGCCTTGTTTTTAGTCTTagcacgtttggcctcaaaatcagcggGTTTCCCATGCAATTTCcagcactgagccttagtgtgatatggtttgttgcaatattcacacttcacaggctcttttgCTGAAGCAACAGATGCAGAAGCAGTACTCTCAGAAGTAGGAATAGGGCTGGAGCCAACAGCAGCCTGTAAAGCTGATCTCTCAACCGTAGGGGTCAacatcatagcagcccgacgtgtttcttcactgtgaacataagaaaaggtttcctccaatgtggggaaaggaaccctaCCAAGAACTTGCACACAAATGGGATCATAATCAgcattaaggccagccaaaaaatcatacacccgaAATTGGTCCACATAAGTTTGATAGACAGTGATGTCGGCAGTCATAGAAGGCTGaaatcgagcatagtgatccagttGCTGGCATAAGCTTTTGAGGACAGCATAATATTTAGTGACAGACAACTCCTTTTGAGTAgtgttttggagtgtcttccggatcttataaacctgagcaccattACCCAATCGGCCATAGGTTGCCTTGACAGTAGTCCATATCTGTGTGGCAGTGTCAAAGAGAAggtactgactagagaggtcaggtTGCATAGAATTTAGAACGAAGgacataaccatagcatcattagcAGTCCATTGATCCTTAGGGTTACCCTCTTTAGTTGGCTGTTTAgaggtgccagtaagatggccggTAAGTCCTCTGCCAGCCACAGTTAAAGAGAGTGATCTGGCCCACATGAGATAATTGGTTCCGTCAAGTTTAATGGTTGCAGCATAGGGGAGGAA harbors:
- the LOC122660328 gene encoding glucosidase 2 subunit beta-like; its protein translation is MKDHRVSLLLLLFSLILVVGSADFLSKDLLGVAPEDEKYFKSDVIKCMDGTKKFARAQLNDDFCDCPDGTDEPGTSACPGGKFYCRNARHVPLTLFSSRVNDGICDCCDGSDENNGKVKCPNTCWEAGKVTRDKLKKKILTYQEGVTLRKREIEQAKQAISKDEVELSKLKNEEKILKGLVQQLKEHKEQIEKAEEKERLEGEKEEKRKKEFEEKAEEETQQADMVGVSENPPLDQVIMVVTDFEVNFILDLRDSS